A genomic segment from Nocardiopsis sp. Huas11 encodes:
- a CDS encoding response regulator transcription factor, which yields MSRVLIVEDEERIASFVRKGLTASGFTATVVGTGGEAVDYAVTGGFDLMLLDLGLPDTDGFDVLRRVRALGVDIPVVILTARDGVRDTVTGLEIGADDYVTKPFRFEELLARVRLRMRTERPGALTVLEAGGLSLDLRTRRVTVGGTATDLTAREFALLELLMRHPGQVLTRQQMLSHVWGYDHDPGSNVVDVFVRTLRRKVGQERITTVRGMGYRLDG from the coding sequence GTGAGCCGTGTCCTGATCGTCGAGGACGAGGAGCGGATCGCCTCGTTCGTCCGCAAGGGGCTGACCGCCAGCGGCTTCACCGCGACGGTCGTCGGTACCGGCGGGGAGGCCGTCGACTACGCGGTCACCGGCGGGTTCGACCTCATGCTCCTGGACCTGGGACTGCCCGACACCGACGGCTTCGACGTCCTGCGGCGCGTGCGCGCGCTGGGGGTCGACATCCCGGTGGTCATCCTCACCGCACGCGACGGCGTGCGCGACACGGTCACCGGCCTGGAGATCGGCGCCGACGACTACGTCACCAAGCCGTTCCGCTTCGAGGAGCTGCTGGCCCGCGTGCGGCTGCGGATGCGGACCGAGCGGCCCGGCGCCCTGACCGTGCTGGAGGCGGGCGGCCTCTCCCTGGACCTGCGCACCCGCCGGGTGACCGTGGGCGGGACCGCGACGGACCTGACGGCCCGCGAGTTCGCGCTGCTGGAGCTGCTGATGCGGCACCCGGGCCAGGTGCTCACCCGGCAGCAGATGCTCTCGCACGTGTGGGGTTACGACCACGACCCCGGATCGAACGTGGTGGACGTCTTCGTCCGCACGCTGCGGCGCAAGGTCGGCCAGGAGCGCATCACGACGGTGCGGGGCATGGGGTACCGGCTCGACGGGTGA
- a CDS encoding PepSY domain-containing protein — translation MSTHTPEHPEPPSAEDRTDAPAPGAAAPRTGARPTWSALRHLLLRLHFYAGILVAPFVVVAALTGLVYIYTPQLEQALYAEQLRVEPGDGAVSLERQAAAAAEAHPDARLSAVRPAEAPDESTRVLMSADGLPDGHLLAVFVDPHDGAVLGDLTSYGSSSSLPVRSWLAELHRSLHLGDAGRLYSELAASWLWVVALGGVILWTARRRREHRLRRTLLPDASATGRARTMSWHGSVGVWALAGLALITATGLTWSQYAGGNITQIRAALDWQTPALSTAAVIDHHGHSGHGDHAGHGAPATDLDAALAAARSAGLDGPVEIGVPQEDGAPYTVAQTVRGWPVQQDQVAVDPADGTVVEELRFDDFPLMAKLSNWGIGFHMGLLFGLPNQLLLTALALSVAAMVFWGYRMWWQRRPTRGGAFAWGRPVPRGAGHDLPWWCVALVAACAVGVGVLLPVLGVSLLCFLAVDAALGLHHRRRGRPHASATPPST, via the coding sequence GTGAGCACACACACCCCCGAACATCCCGAACCGCCCTCCGCCGAGGACCGCACGGACGCGCCGGCCCCCGGGGCCGCGGCGCCCCGGACCGGAGCGCGCCCCACCTGGTCCGCGCTGCGCCACCTGCTCCTGCGCCTGCACTTCTACGCGGGGATCCTCGTCGCCCCGTTCGTCGTCGTCGCGGCCCTGACCGGGCTGGTGTACATCTACACACCTCAGCTGGAGCAGGCCCTCTACGCCGAACAGCTGCGCGTCGAGCCCGGGGACGGCGCCGTCTCCCTGGAACGGCAGGCCGCCGCGGCGGCCGAGGCCCATCCCGACGCGCGGCTGAGCGCCGTGCGCCCTGCCGAGGCCCCCGACGAGAGCACCCGCGTACTCATGAGCGCCGACGGCCTTCCCGACGGACACCTGCTCGCGGTGTTCGTCGACCCCCACGACGGCGCGGTCCTGGGCGACCTCACCAGCTACGGGAGCAGCAGTTCGCTCCCGGTGCGGTCATGGCTGGCCGAGCTCCACCGCAGCCTCCACCTGGGCGACGCGGGCCGCCTGTACAGCGAGCTCGCCGCGAGCTGGCTGTGGGTGGTCGCCCTGGGCGGCGTGATCCTGTGGACGGCCCGGCGGCGGCGCGAGCACCGACTGCGCCGGACCCTGCTGCCCGACGCCTCCGCCACCGGGCGGGCGCGCACGATGTCCTGGCACGGCTCCGTCGGTGTCTGGGCGCTCGCCGGACTGGCGCTCATCACCGCGACCGGGCTGACCTGGTCGCAGTACGCGGGCGGCAACATCACGCAGATCCGGGCGGCCCTCGACTGGCAGACCCCCGCCCTGTCCACGGCGGCCGTCATCGACCACCACGGCCACTCCGGGCACGGCGACCACGCCGGCCACGGCGCCCCCGCCACCGACCTCGACGCCGCGCTGGCCGCCGCCCGCTCGGCCGGACTCGACGGCCCGGTGGAGATCGGCGTCCCCCAGGAGGACGGCGCCCCGTACACGGTGGCCCAGACCGTGCGCGGCTGGCCGGTCCAGCAGGACCAGGTGGCGGTGGACCCCGCCGACGGCACGGTCGTGGAGGAGCTGCGGTTCGACGACTTCCCGCTCATGGCCAAGCTGAGCAACTGGGGCATCGGCTTCCACATGGGTCTGCTCTTCGGCCTGCCCAACCAGCTGCTGCTGACCGCACTGGCGCTGTCCGTCGCGGCCATGGTCTTCTGGGGCTACCGGATGTGGTGGCAGCGCCGACCGACCCGGGGCGGCGCGTTCGCGTGGGGCCGCCCCGTCCCGCGCGGCGCCGGGCACGACCTGCCCTGGTGGTGCGTGGCCCTGGTCGCCGCGTGCGCGGTGGGCGTCGGAGTCCTGTTGCCGGTCCTGGGGGTGTCGCTGCTGTGCTTCCTCGCCGTGGACGCCGCCCTGGGCCTGCACCACCGACGACGCGGCCGGCCGCACGCGTCCGCGACGCCGCCGTCGACTTGA
- a CDS encoding DUF4956 domain-containing protein: protein MIWFALAVDLTAITLLSYALYFRRHGRRDLLLAYVALNTGIFGVVAMLTNQEVGMAVGFGLFGVLSILRLRSDLISQGEIGYYFTAIALGLVNAVAVSVPWVLVGLNALLLAVMYVADHPRLLSRHRRRILTLDVVHEDPVALRQDLEARLRGRVQRVDVTEVDYVRDLMVVDVRYRAAEEPGIGSPAERTVRFTVPGWAGGRR from the coding sequence ATGATCTGGTTCGCACTGGCGGTCGACCTGACCGCGATCACGCTGTTGTCCTACGCCCTCTACTTCCGCCGCCACGGTCGGCGCGACCTCCTGCTCGCCTACGTGGCCCTCAACACCGGGATCTTCGGTGTGGTGGCCATGCTGACGAACCAGGAGGTCGGGATGGCGGTCGGCTTCGGGCTCTTCGGTGTCCTGTCGATCCTGCGGCTGCGGTCCGACCTGATCAGCCAGGGCGAGATCGGCTACTACTTCACCGCCATCGCGCTCGGCCTGGTCAACGCCGTGGCGGTGTCGGTGCCCTGGGTCCTGGTGGGGCTCAACGCGCTGCTGCTCGCGGTGATGTACGTGGCCGACCATCCGCGCCTGCTCTCCCGCCACCGGCGGCGGATCCTCACGCTCGACGTCGTCCACGAGGACCCGGTGGCGCTCCGCCAGGACCTGGAGGCCCGGCTGCGCGGCCGCGTCCAGCGCGTGGACGTCACCGAGGTCGACTACGTCCGCGACCTGATGGTGGTCGACGTCCGGTACCGGGCGGCCGAGGAGCCCGGGATCGGCTCCCCCGCCGAACGGACCGTGCGGTTCACCGTCCCGGGCTGGGCGGGCGGCCGCCGGTGA
- a CDS encoding DUF1304 domain-containing protein, whose product MVLIGLVFALVGALVHVYIFVLESLLWTSPRARAVFGTSAEEARLTRELAFNQGFYNLFLAVAVVLGAVLVGAGLTSAGAALVYAGAGSMVLAGTVLAVSSPSKRRPALIQLGPPLLGIVLLTLGLAW is encoded by the coding sequence ATGGTCCTCATCGGCTTGGTGTTCGCGCTCGTGGGCGCCCTCGTCCACGTGTACATCTTCGTCCTGGAGTCGCTCCTGTGGACCTCCCCGCGTGCCCGCGCGGTCTTCGGCACGAGCGCGGAGGAGGCCCGGCTGACCCGTGAACTCGCGTTCAACCAGGGCTTCTACAACCTCTTCCTGGCGGTGGCCGTGGTTCTGGGCGCCGTGCTCGTCGGCGCGGGGCTCACGAGTGCCGGAGCCGCCCTGGTGTACGCCGGGGCGGGGTCGATGGTGCTCGCCGGGACGGTGCTCGCCGTCTCGTCCCCGAGCAAGCGCCGCCCCGCGCTGATCCAGCTCGGCCCTCCTCTCCTGGGCATCGTGCTGCTCACCCTCGGCCTCGCCTGGTGA
- a CDS encoding DMT family transporter — protein MGIWWGILFGLLSCTAYTAAAVAQRRLAVRVRAPLTRRGELTTLVRHPLWWVSLVFNGGRAGFQVAAVSLAPLTVVQPLGVLVLVFGIPWSARLGGRRVSREEWRGAAFTVVALGALLAVTVTGDRGGVLDDTGSIAVGLGTVALLALTAWAADRRRTAAWRSYLLAGAAGVAFGVSSATVKTAVSVIGETGAVGLLHSSVAATAVIAVFGLLLAQAAYQGMDIGAPLGITTIANPVAAAIVGVAFMDEAYAGDWWGGAVAAVCAVLAAYGIRLLTVPQNGAADKSRHPEPAP, from the coding sequence ATGGGGATCTGGTGGGGCATCTTGTTCGGTCTGCTCAGCTGCACGGCCTACACGGCCGCCGCGGTCGCGCAGCGCAGACTCGCCGTCCGCGTGCGGGCGCCGCTGACGCGCCGCGGCGAGCTGACGACTCTGGTGCGCCATCCCCTGTGGTGGGTGTCCCTGGTGTTCAACGGGGGGCGGGCGGGCTTCCAGGTGGCGGCCGTGAGTTTGGCTCCCCTGACCGTGGTGCAGCCGTTGGGCGTCCTGGTCCTGGTGTTCGGCATCCCCTGGTCGGCCCGGCTGGGCGGGCGCCGGGTCAGCCGCGAGGAGTGGCGCGGCGCCGCCTTCACGGTGGTGGCGCTGGGCGCGCTGCTCGCGGTGACCGTCACCGGCGACCGGGGCGGCGTGCTCGACGACACCGGCTCGATCGCGGTGGGCCTGGGCACGGTGGCGCTGCTGGCGCTGACGGCGTGGGCGGCCGACCGGAGGCGCACGGCGGCCTGGCGCAGCTACCTGCTCGCCGGAGCCGCCGGGGTGGCCTTCGGTGTCTCCTCGGCGACGGTGAAGACCGCGGTCTCGGTCATCGGAGAGACCGGGGCCGTCGGCCTGCTGCACTCGTCCGTGGCCGCGACGGCGGTGATCGCGGTCTTCGGGCTGCTGCTCGCCCAGGCGGCCTACCAGGGCATGGACATCGGTGCCCCGCTCGGCATCACGACCATCGCCAACCCGGTCGCCGCCGCGATCGTGGGCGTGGCCTTCATGGACGAGGCCTACGCGGGCGACTGGTGGGGCGGCGCGGTCGCCGCGGTGTGCGCGGTGCTCGCCGCGTACGGCATCCGCCTGCTGACGGTCCCGCAGAACGGTGCCGCCGATAAGTCCCGGCATCCCGAACCGGCGCCGTAA
- a CDS encoding DUF418 domain-containing protein yields the protein MKGRGASAAGQGSDDVYDALFLEGAYLAQVAYRAEHFLGTRAEIAVTFPMTVFLFLLGVRLYRAGAFDDNGTGRRIRGRMLAWGFGLGLPLNLLGASLVVLDSASRYVFPMVLMLGYVGLVGWLLDHARRRGPVTLGLRAVGRTALTCYVLQNVIASWLFYGWGLGLAARVDGTTWIFGAWAGIGLFLVLASLAWLSRFERGPLEALGARLLALVPDRRATATDRAA from the coding sequence GTGAAGGGCCGGGGCGCGTCCGCGGCCGGGCAGGGCAGCGACGACGTTTACGACGCCCTCTTCCTGGAGGGCGCCTACCTGGCGCAGGTCGCCTACCGGGCGGAGCACTTCCTCGGCACGCGCGCCGAGATCGCCGTCACGTTCCCCATGACGGTGTTCCTGTTCCTGCTGGGGGTGCGGCTGTACAGGGCGGGCGCGTTCGACGACAACGGGACGGGGCGGCGGATCCGGGGGCGGATGCTCGCCTGGGGCTTCGGGCTCGGCCTGCCGCTCAACCTCCTCGGCGCCTCGCTGGTCGTGCTCGATTCGGCGTCGCGCTACGTGTTCCCGATGGTGCTCATGCTCGGCTACGTGGGCCTGGTCGGGTGGCTGCTGGACCACGCGCGTCGGAGGGGGCCCGTGACGCTCGGGCTGCGGGCCGTCGGCCGTACCGCCCTGACCTGCTACGTCCTGCAGAACGTGATCGCCTCGTGGCTCTTCTACGGCTGGGGGCTCGGTCTCGCCGCCCGCGTCGACGGCACGACGTGGATCTTCGGGGCGTGGGCGGGCATCGGCCTGTTCCTCGTGCTCGCCTCGCTCGCGTGGCTCTCCCGGTTCGAACGGGGACCGCTGGAGGCGCTCGGCGCCCGGCTCCTGGCGCTGGTCCCCGACCGTCGGGCGACGGCAACGGACCGTGCGGCGTGA
- a CDS encoding polyphosphate polymerase domain-containing protein: MPLAEVDARAALLSRTCRKYLVPTGLLPTLFAGAGERSGVLTIDGQHVFRYSSTYLDTPDLGTFHDHRRGRRLRFKARVRAYVDTGTRVFEVKLEGTRGVTDKVRMAYDGPADRLTPRTRAFVDDVVGAYGMDPPDRLAASAVTDYRRSTVVAFSGEERVTVDTGLVGYRDGRCVRMRPDLALLEVKTRGGLTPTERRLHEHGHRAVGFSKYGAVLASLEPGLRGHRWHRAMRSCLGAPAEVGPGEGPWA; the protein is encoded by the coding sequence ATGCCGCTGGCGGAGGTGGACGCCCGCGCCGCCCTGCTCTCCCGCACCTGCCGCAAGTACCTCGTGCCCACCGGCCTGCTGCCGACGCTGTTCGCCGGCGCCGGGGAGCGCAGCGGGGTGCTCACCATCGACGGACAGCACGTCTTCCGGTACTCCTCCACCTACCTGGACACCCCGGATCTCGGCACCTTCCACGACCACCGGCGCGGCCGGCGGCTGCGCTTCAAGGCGCGGGTGCGCGCCTACGTGGACACCGGGACGCGCGTGTTCGAGGTCAAGCTCGAGGGGACGCGCGGTGTGACCGACAAGGTCCGGATGGCCTACGACGGTCCGGCCGACCGGCTCACCCCGCGGACGAGGGCGTTCGTGGACGACGTGGTCGGCGCCTACGGGATGGACCCCCCGGACCGGCTGGCGGCCAGCGCGGTCACCGACTACCGCAGGAGCACGGTCGTGGCGTTCTCCGGTGAGGAGCGGGTGACCGTCGACACCGGCCTGGTCGGCTACCGCGACGGCCGGTGCGTGCGGATGCGCCCGGACCTGGCGCTGTTGGAGGTCAAGACGCGGGGCGGGCTCACCCCGACCGAGCGCCGCCTGCACGAGCACGGCCACCGGGCGGTCGGCTTCAGCAAGTACGGCGCGGTGCTCGCCTCGCTCGAACCCGGGCTGCGGGGCCACCGCTGGCACCGCGCCATGCGGTCCTGCCTGGGCGCGCCCGCCGAGGTCGGTCCGGGTGAGGGCCCGTGGGCCTGA
- a CDS encoding multicopper oxidase family protein, producing MSTHRYPLPGIGRRAFVGGGAALGGAVLLGACSGEAEGGDALVDPAHARVEAAETARAGTGREVEVTLTAAPTELDLAGTTVSTWAYDGHGPGRELRVSAGDTLVAELVNRLPDPTSVHWHGLALRNDMDGVPHLTQDEVAPGDRFTYRFVAADPGTHWFHPHVGTQLDRGLYVPFVVEDPDEPLSYDHEWVVVLDDWLDGVESTPDEVLAELLQGMGGHAGHGGDGADEGPQRMGAALMGATSDLLGGDAGDVYYPAYLVNGRPPGDPAAFEAIPGARVRVRFVNAGGDTAFRVAVGGHTMTVTHTDGYPVEHTEADALLLGMGERFDVLLTLEDGAFPLVALAEGKGEAAFAVVRTGSGSAPRPDERPDELTGRVVVATDLTADQSARLADADPDVEHAIRLTGGMADFDWGLNGHAFDHEDPTARAFRVSEGQRVRLTLTNDTDMWHPMHLHGHHFQLGPPVAHHHPQTSPSAQSRFHGPRKDTVNLLPGQTLTCDFDADNPGLWMTHCHNVYHGEAGMMGVVGYTG from the coding sequence ATGTCGACACACCGATACCCCCTGCCCGGAATCGGCCGCCGCGCGTTCGTCGGAGGGGGCGCGGCCCTCGGCGGCGCCGTCCTCCTGGGCGCGTGCTCCGGCGAGGCCGAGGGCGGGGACGCCCTCGTCGATCCCGCGCACGCCCGGGTGGAGGCCGCCGAGACGGCGCGCGCCGGCACCGGCCGCGAGGTCGAGGTCACCCTCACCGCCGCCCCCACCGAGCTCGATCTCGCCGGGACCACCGTGTCCACCTGGGCCTACGACGGCCACGGGCCGGGTCGGGAACTGCGGGTGAGCGCGGGCGACACGCTCGTCGCCGAACTCGTCAACCGCCTCCCCGACCCCACCAGCGTCCACTGGCACGGGCTCGCCCTGCGCAACGACATGGACGGTGTACCGCACCTGACCCAGGACGAGGTGGCGCCGGGTGACCGGTTCACCTACCGCTTCGTCGCGGCCGACCCCGGCACCCACTGGTTCCATCCGCACGTGGGCACGCAGCTGGACCGCGGCCTGTACGTGCCGTTCGTCGTCGAGGACCCCGACGAGCCCCTGTCCTACGACCACGAGTGGGTCGTGGTGCTCGACGACTGGCTCGACGGCGTGGAGAGCACCCCGGACGAGGTCCTGGCGGAGCTGCTCCAGGGCATGGGCGGCCACGCCGGGCACGGCGGGGACGGCGCGGACGAGGGCCCCCAGCGCATGGGCGCCGCCCTCATGGGCGCCACGAGCGACCTCCTCGGCGGGGACGCCGGCGACGTCTACTACCCCGCGTACCTGGTCAACGGCCGTCCGCCGGGTGATCCGGCCGCCTTCGAGGCGATCCCCGGCGCGCGGGTGCGGGTCCGGTTCGTCAACGCGGGCGGCGACACCGCCTTCCGGGTGGCGGTCGGCGGACACACCATGACCGTCACGCACACCGACGGCTACCCGGTGGAGCACACGGAGGCGGACGCGCTGCTCCTGGGGATGGGCGAGCGCTTCGACGTCCTGCTCACCCTGGAGGACGGGGCCTTCCCACTGGTCGCGCTGGCCGAGGGCAAGGGCGAGGCCGCCTTCGCCGTGGTGCGGACCGGGTCCGGGTCGGCTCCGCGGCCGGACGAGCGGCCCGACGAGCTGACCGGTCGCGTGGTCGTGGCCACCGACCTGACCGCCGACCAGAGCGCACGGCTGGCCGACGCGGACCCCGACGTCGAGCACGCGATCAGGCTGACCGGCGGGATGGCGGACTTCGACTGGGGGCTCAACGGACACGCCTTCGACCACGAGGACCCCACCGCCCGGGCCTTCCGGGTGAGCGAGGGCCAACGGGTCCGGCTCACGCTCACCAACGACACCGACATGTGGCACCCGATGCACCTGCACGGGCACCACTTCCAGCTCGGCCCGCCCGTCGCCCACCACCACCCTCAAACGTCGCCTTCGGCGCAGTCCCGATTCCACGGCCCGCGCAAGGACACCGTCAACCTCCTGCCCGGGCAGACGCTGACCTGCGACTTCGACGCCGACAACCCGGGGCTGTGGATGACGCACTGCCACAACGTCTACCACGGTGAGGCCGGGATGATGGGCGTCGTCGGCTACACCGGCTGA
- a CDS encoding cell wall metabolism sensor histidine kinase WalK → MTTESPPETGTGDTALFPTMVLRGPMPEPPQRRRIPARLLITAWVVLLMAAVLALVTVVTWRAVETKVGERVDRALSQEIGEFQEFAQAGTDPESGAPFTDVPSLLNTYLAHQYPDDSEILFGWVGDPPGTGPGAGGSPTGAEDGRIRQGQEPPFDLSADPAMVTEILSAPDARGRSQTPAGAVEWQRIHVVLPGEGTDGWFVIGYFTEEDREVVASTTGTVALVSTVGLLAAATAAWWVAGRVLAPVRLVRQAAAHITEEDLTRRIDVSGRDDIAALAEQFNSMLDRLEGAFTEQRRFVDDAGHELRTPITIVRGHLELMGDDPEERREVVRLVTDELDRMGRIVEDLLLLAKAQQPDFVRAVPVSLAELTSDIDAHVRRLGDRDWRLEAVAEVDAALDAQRVTQAVVQLAANAVRHTEPGSIVRFGSSAGPDHVLFWVGDQGPGIPAEEHGRIFERFSRGGGSARGDRGAGLGLAIVRAIAEAHHGRVDLRSAPGAGSTFTLVIPLRKELA, encoded by the coding sequence ATGACGACTGAGTCACCGCCCGAGACCGGGACGGGCGACACCGCCCTCTTCCCGACCATGGTCCTGCGCGGCCCGATGCCCGAACCGCCGCAGCGGCGCCGGATCCCGGCCCGCCTGCTCATCACGGCCTGGGTCGTGCTGCTCATGGCCGCGGTCCTGGCCCTGGTCACCGTCGTCACCTGGCGCGCGGTCGAGACCAAGGTCGGGGAGCGGGTCGACCGTGCCCTGTCCCAGGAGATCGGCGAGTTCCAGGAGTTCGCCCAGGCGGGCACCGACCCCGAGTCGGGCGCGCCCTTCACCGACGTCCCCTCCCTGCTCAACACCTATCTGGCACACCAGTACCCCGACGACTCCGAGATCCTCTTCGGCTGGGTGGGCGACCCGCCCGGCACCGGCCCGGGAGCGGGCGGGTCGCCCACCGGCGCCGAGGACGGCCGCATCCGCCAGGGCCAGGAACCGCCCTTCGACCTGTCCGCCGACCCGGCCATGGTGACCGAGATCCTCAGCGCCCCCGACGCCCGCGGCCGGTCGCAGACGCCCGCGGGAGCGGTGGAGTGGCAGCGCATCCACGTCGTGCTCCCGGGCGAGGGCACCGACGGCTGGTTCGTCATCGGGTACTTCACCGAGGAGGACCGCGAGGTCGTGGCCTCCACCACGGGCACGGTCGCCCTGGTCAGCACGGTCGGGCTGCTCGCCGCGGCCACCGCGGCGTGGTGGGTGGCGGGCCGCGTCCTGGCCCCCGTGCGCCTGGTCCGCCAGGCCGCGGCGCACATCACCGAGGAGGACCTCACCCGGCGGATCGACGTGTCCGGACGCGACGACATCGCCGCGCTCGCCGAGCAGTTCAACAGCATGCTGGACCGCCTGGAGGGCGCGTTCACCGAGCAGCGCAGGTTCGTCGACGACGCCGGGCACGAGCTGCGCACACCCATCACCATCGTGCGCGGCCACCTGGAGCTGATGGGCGACGACCCCGAGGAGCGCCGCGAGGTGGTCCGCCTGGTCACCGACGAACTCGACCGCATGGGCCGCATCGTGGAGGACCTGCTGCTGCTCGCCAAGGCCCAGCAGCCCGACTTCGTCCGGGCCGTTCCCGTCTCCCTCGCGGAGCTGACCAGCGACATCGACGCCCACGTGCGCAGGCTCGGCGACCGCGACTGGCGGTTGGAGGCGGTGGCGGAGGTCGACGCGGCCCTGGACGCCCAGCGGGTCACGCAGGCCGTGGTCCAGCTCGCCGCCAACGCGGTGCGCCACACCGAACCGGGGTCGATCGTGCGGTTCGGCTCCTCGGCCGGCCCCGACCACGTCCTGTTCTGGGTCGGCGACCAGGGGCCCGGGATCCCCGCCGAGGAGCACGGACGGATCTTCGAGCGCTTCTCCCGGGGCGGCGGCTCCGCCCGCGGGGACCGCGGCGCCGGGCTGGGCCTGGCGATCGTCCGCGCCATCGCCGAGGCCCACCACGGACGCGTGGACCTGCGTTCGGCGCCCGGCGCCGGCTCCACGTTCACCCTCGTCATCCCCCTCCGGAAGGAGCTCGCGTGA
- a CDS encoding polysaccharide lyase family 1 protein: MRTTEHDTPRSRARSRRGKRGTVAVATATAAAGALAVGVLTLPGGTEPAETVAAAEPRAAEEAPQGWAGENGGTTGGAGGETVAVSDGSAFLDALAQDGPQIIEVSGTIELSGMNRVPSDTTIIGTDGAEITGGGLNVNSAENVIIRNIAFSNWDDDAINVQEGSTNVWVDHNSFTSGYDGAVDVKRESDFVTVSWNHFRDHGKTMLLGHSDGHTEDVGHLRVSYHHNFFDGTDTRHPRVRFGNPVHVYNNYYRDNEYGVASTMGGGVLVEGNYFEDVEDPTHTGYASSDVGAIEESGNVFDGSGEPEVGGGSVEAIPYDYSLDPAEDIPSIVSAGAGPGNI; the protein is encoded by the coding sequence ATGCGCACCACTGAACACGACACCCCCAGAAGCCGAGCGCGGTCCCGTCGCGGGAAGCGCGGCACGGTGGCCGTGGCCACGGCCACGGCGGCCGCCGGCGCCCTCGCCGTCGGGGTCCTCACCCTTCCGGGCGGCACCGAACCGGCCGAGACGGTCGCCGCGGCCGAGCCGCGCGCCGCCGAGGAGGCCCCGCAGGGCTGGGCCGGCGAGAACGGCGGCACCACCGGCGGAGCCGGCGGCGAGACCGTCGCGGTCTCCGACGGGTCCGCCTTCCTCGACGCCCTGGCCCAGGACGGCCCGCAGATCATCGAGGTCAGCGGAACGATCGAGCTGTCCGGGATGAACCGGGTCCCCTCCGACACGACCATCATCGGCACGGACGGCGCCGAGATCACCGGCGGCGGCCTGAACGTGAACTCCGCCGAGAACGTCATCATCCGCAACATCGCGTTCTCGAACTGGGACGACGACGCCATCAACGTGCAGGAGGGGTCGACCAACGTCTGGGTCGACCACAACAGCTTCACCAGCGGCTACGACGGCGCCGTCGACGTCAAGCGCGAGTCCGACTTCGTGACCGTGTCGTGGAACCACTTCCGCGACCACGGCAAGACGATGCTGCTCGGCCACTCCGACGGCCACACCGAGGACGTCGGGCACCTGCGGGTGAGCTACCACCACAACTTCTTCGACGGCACGGACACGCGCCACCCGCGGGTCCGGTTCGGCAACCCGGTCCACGTCTACAACAACTACTACCGGGACAACGAGTACGGCGTGGCGTCCACCATGGGCGGCGGCGTGCTGGTCGAGGGCAACTACTTCGAGGACGTGGAGGACCCGACGCACACGGGTTACGCGTCCTCGGACGTCGGCGCCATCGAGGAGAGCGGCAACGTCTTCGACGGGTCCGGCGAGCCGGAGGTCGGCGGCGGCAGCGTCGAGGCCATTCCCTACGACTACTCGCTCGACCCGGCCGAGGACATCCCGTCCATCGTGAGTGCGGGAGCCGGCCCCGGGAACATCTAG